In the Ornithinimicrobium pratense genome, GCCAGGACGACCACCAGCGTCAGGGCGAAGGCGATTGCCAGGCGCGGCCTGGTCGCGGAGGCGTGGTCGTGACTGTGGTGGCGGGCTGGAGTCTGGCTGCGGCGGGATGCCCGCGTCTGCACCCGCCCCAACCTCCCGTCCCCCTCGCGCCTCCTCATACCGAACCAGTCTACCGCATACCCCCAAGGGGTATGCGGGATGAGACGCTGAGGGAGCGGACGAGACGGTCCCCCGACCGGAGAGGAGAGCAGTGAGCGCTGAGACTCCGCTTCAGCAGGCCCTGCGCGCCGCGCTGTCCCCCGACCTGCTGGCCCGGCAGTGGGGGGCGCTGCGGCTGGGCACCCTGGCCGACGCCAGCGTCGCCGGTGACCTGGTGGCGCTGCTGGTGTCCGAGTCTGACCCGTTCGTGCGGGAGACGCTCACCTGGGCCGTGGTGCGCCAGGCACCCGCCACCGTCCCGCACCTGCTCGCCGCACTGGCGGGACAGGACGAGTCGCGCGGACAGGTGCTGCACGCCCTGGCCAAGATCCAGGACCCGCAGAGCGTCCAGCACGCACTACCTCTGGTCCACGACCCCCACCCCGTGGTCGCCGCCAAGGCGTGGTGGATGGTCGGGCGCACGGCCGTCCCCGAGACCGCCCCGGTCCTGCTGGGCCTGCTCGGCCAACAACAGGATGAGGAGCAGCGCCGCGCCCTGACCAGGGCCCTCGCGCAGATGGGCGAGGTGGCGGTGCCTGGCCTCGCGGAGGCACTCGGTGCCGAGCACCCGGAGGTACGGCGACACGCCGCCGAGGTGCTCGTGGCGGTCGGCGACCCGGCCGTCGGCGCCCTGGACGCGCTGCTCGCCGTCGCCCAGGGTGAGGATCGCGAACTCGTCATGCTCGCGCTGGAGGCGCTCGGCCCGCTCGGGGCACCCGAGGTCGACGAGGTGCTCCTCCGCCTCCGCGACGGCCACAGCCGCTGGCTGGCGACGGTTGCCGACTGGTTGATCAACGACCGTGCCGAGCGCCGGGCACGGCAGCGCACCCGTGCGGAGCGCCGCTAGCCAGCAGGCCCGGGCCGGGCCGTTCGCGGCACCCACTAGGTTCTGCCGGGTGGACTTGCTGCTGCTCGGCCTGGCGCTCGGCGCGGGCGTGGGGGCAACCCCGGGGCGCCTCCTGGTCGCGGCCAGGATGCTCCTGGGCTTCGTCGGCGTCCTGGCGCTGGTGGAGCGCCGGCCGCGGATGGTGGACGGTTGATGAAGCTCGAGGTCGCCACGCTCACCACCGCGCTGCTGCCGACTGCTGTGCTCATCGGCCTGGGCTGGGCGCTGCGCAGCCGGTTCCGCTTCACCGAGGTGTTCTGGCGCGACCTGGAGCGGCTGGCCTACTTCGTGCTCCTGCCCGCACTGTTCGTCTCCGGGCTGGCCCGCGCCGACTTCACCGGGCTGCAGGTGGGCCGGATGGCGTTGGTCCTCGCGCTGTCCTCGGTGGCGGCGGCCGCGCTGGTGTGGCTGCTGCGACGCTGGATCGCTCCCGGTGACGGGCCCGCGTTCACCTCGGTCTTCCAGGGCGGGATCCGGTTCAACAACTACATCGGCCTGGTCGTGGCCACCGCGCTGCTCGGCGCCGACGGCCTGGCGCTCGCGGCCCTGTCCAACGCCGTGCTGGTGCCGCTGGTCAATATCACCTCGACGCTGACCCTGGCCCGACACGGGCAGGGCCAGGCGGGCTGGTCCCGGGTGCCGCGCGAGGTGCTCAGCAACCCACTCGTGCTGGCCTGTGCGGCGGGTATGGCGGTGCACCTGGTGGGCGCGACAGCCACGGGTGAGGCGGCGGTCAGGGCGCCGGTGCTGGGTGAGCTACTGGCGGGGCTGGGCGAGCTGGTCCTGATCCTGGGCGGCGCGGCGCTGCCCATCGGGCTGCTCTGCGTCGGCGCCGGCCTGCGCCGGCCCAAGGGCACCCGCGAGACCGCCCGCCTGATCGGCTGGTCGATGGCCTTCCGCTTCCTCGCCGTCCCAGCCCTGGCCACCGGGGTCGCTCTGGCGCTCGGCCTGTCCGGCCCCGCCGCCGTCGTCGCCGTGCTCTTCCAGTCGATCCCCACCGCCTCCAGCGCCTACGTGCTGGCCCGCCGGCTCGGTGGCGACGCCCCGCTCATGGCGGCGATCATCGCGGTGCAGACCTTCGCGGGCGCGGTGACCATCCCGCTGTGGCTGCTGGTCGGTCAGGCCCTGTGACGGGGGACCGGTGACCGGGCCCGGTGTCGGTGGCCGCTCCTAGGCTGCCGGGCATGTACTCGACCGTCGCCGTCAGCGGCTACCGTTCCCTGCGCGACGTGCTGCTCCCGCTCGGCCGGCTGACCGTGGTGACCGGCGCAAACGGCACCGGCAAGTCCAGCGTCTACCGCGCCCTGCGCCTGCTGGCCGCTTGCGGGCGCGGGGAGGTGGTGGGTGCGCTCGCGCGCGAGGGCGGCCTGGAGTCCGCGCTCTGGGCCGGCCCGGAGTCGCTCGGGCAGGCGCGTCGAGGGCACGAGGTGCAGGGCAGCATGCGCAAGGAGCGGATCTCGGTGCGGCTCGGGGTGGGCGCCGCCGGGCCGGGCGAGCCCTCCTACCTCGTCGACCTCGGCATCCCGGTGCAGGGGGTGGTGGTGGACGCAGGCGGCGGCCGTCACCCGTCGGCCTTCAACCGGGACCCCGAGGTCAAGCGCGAAGCCGTGTGGACCGGGCCGGTGATGCGGCCGGCCACCCTGGCCGCCCGGCGCAAGCACTACGCGGTCGAGCTGAGGGACGAGGACGGGGTATGGCGCAAGGCGCCGGTCAGTGTCGCGCCATGGGCCAGCATCCTCAGCGAGATCGTGGACCCGCTGGACGCGCCCGAGGTGTGGGCGGTGCGCGAGGAGCTGCGCTCGTGGCGTTTTTACGACGGCTTCCGGGTGGACCCCGACGCGGCGGCTCGGCGCCCCCAGGTGGGCACCCGCACCTGGGCGCTCGCGGAGGACGGCTCGGACCTCGCGGCGGCGCTGCAGACGATCGAGGAGGACTCGCCCGGGTCGCTGGACCAGGCGGTCGCTGACGCCTTCGACGGTGCCCGCCTGCGGGTGACGGTGACCGACGGGCTCTTCGATGTCGAGCTGCACCAGCCGGGGATGCTGCGCCCCCTGCGTTCGGCCGAGCTCTCGGACGGGACGCTGCGCTACCTGCTGTGGCTGGCGGCGCTGATGACCCCGGTGCCGCCCCGGCTGATGGCGCTCAACGAGCCCGAGACCAGCCTGCATCCCTCGCTCGTGCCGCCGCTGGCCCGTGCGATCGCCCGGGCCTCGGCCCGCGCACAGGTCGTGGTGGTGACTCACTCCGCCGCGCTGGTGGAGGCGCTGACCGAGACGGTCGACGGCGTGGCCGACTCCGAGGAGCCGGACGACTGGGCCGATCCCGGCGACCAGGGCGGGGTGCCCGACCTGCGCCTGGTGGAGCTCACCAAGGACCTCGGGGAGACGCTGGTTGTCGGTCAGGGGATGCTCAGCACCCCGTCGTGGGAGTGGGGTCGGAGGTGATGCGGCGGACCGGGCATCTCGCCCGGCTGGTGGCTCAGCTCACTCGGCCGGCGGCTCAGTCGGCCTGGTCGTAGGACTCGACCACCGCCACGTCGAGGGGGAACTGCACCGGGAACCCGCCGAAGAGCAGGCTCCCGGCAGCACGCGCCGCCTCGCGGACCGCTTGGGCGACGTCATCGGCATGCTGGCGCGGTGTGTGCACGATGACCTCGTCGTGCAGGAAGTAGACCAGCTCGGGCCGCGGCGCACCCGCCTGCGCCGACCCACCATAGGTGTCGTCGAGGAGCCGCCGCAGGTGGCCCAGCCAGCACGACGCCCACTCGGCGGCCGTGCCCTGGACCACGAAATTGCGGGTAAACCGGCCCCAGTCCCGGGCCGCCTGGCGGGCCCGGCGCTCGGGGCCCTCCCCGGCCCCCGACTGCTGGGCGGCGTCCTGAAGGTCGCGCCACCGCGCCGGCGGCGGCGGGGAGGTCCGGCCGAGCCAGGTCTGGACCTGGTCGCCACGCTCCCCGGCCTGGGCGGCCGCGTCGACCATCCCGATCGCCCGTGGGTAGGCGCGGCGAAGGACCGGCATGAGCGCGCCGGCCTCGCCGGTCGTGGCGCCGTACATCGCGCCGAGCATGGCCACCTTGGCCAGCTGCCGCGTGGCCAGCACCCCCTGGTCGACGAGCCCCTGGTAGAGATCGCCGGCAGCGGCGGCCTGCGCCATCGCCTCATCTCCGGACATCGCGGCGAGCACGCGAGGCTCGAGCTGGGCGGCGTCGGCGACGACCAGCCGCCAGCCCGGCTCCGCCCGGACCGCGGACCGGATCTGCCGCGGCAGCTGCAGGGCGCCCCCGCCCCGGCTGGCCCACCGCCCGGTCACCACCCCGCCCACCACCCAGTCGGGCCGGAACCGGTCCTCCCGCACCCAGGACGCTAGCCAGGCCCACCCGTTGGCGGTGTGCAGACGGCTGAGCTTGCGGTAGGTCAGCAGTGGAGCGATGACCGGGTGGTCGATCCGCTCCAGCTCCCACTGCCTGGTCGTGGTGATCTCGAGCCCGGCCCGGCGCAGGGCGGTGACCAGGTCCGGCGCGGAGTCGGGGTTGAGCCCGGGCGCGGCCAGAGCCTCCCGTACCTGCCCGCAGAGCTCGACCATTCGGGCCGGGCGGCCACCGTGCGGGTCCGGCTCGCCCAGGAGCTCGCGGAGCAGGCGGTCGTGGGTGGCCGAGCTGAACGGCACCCCGACCTGGTTCAGCTCCTGGGCGATGAGCGCACCGACCGACTCCGCGTGGCAGAGCAGCCGCAGCCTGGGGTCGCCCACCTGAGCCAGGCACTCCTGCTGGGCCAGGTGCTCGGCCAGGCACTCCTCGATCGTGGGGCCAGTGCTCGGCAGGTCGAACAGGGTCGTCTCGGGGTCCACGTGGGCAGCGGCCCCGTGCTGGCCGAAGTCGGCCCCCGGCAGGTCGAGGGCCGTGGCTGGAGCCGTGGCGTACGCCGTGCCGGCCGCTGCGGCGGACCGACGCAGGATGACTCGCACCAGCCGCAGGTCGACGGCGTGCCGCACCCGCACCCCGGCGCGCAGCAGCACGGCATACACCTCGGCGGAGTCCGCCCACACCCACCGTGCGCCGACGGCTTCCCGGCCCGCGGCCCAGCCGGGCAGGTCCGCGCGCGGCACGCGCCAGCGCTCCCCCGGCACGCCGTCGCGGACCTCGACGATGTGGGCGACGCCGTCGGCGAGCGCCACGACGAGGTCCATGGGCGAAGAATAAGGCCGGGTGGCAGGTCTGCTTGACGAACCGCGTCGCCGGTCGGGGTCAGACCCTGTCGCCGGTCGGGGTCAGACCCTGTCGCCGGTCGGGGTCAGACCGTGTCGCCGGTCGGGGGGACCGGGTCCCGCCATACCTCCAGCGGCAGGACGTCCGGGCGCTTGGCCGAGCGGCCGTCGCCGGAGCTCTCACCGCGCAGCCGCCGGCGGATCCAGGGCCGCAGGTGTGCGGCGATCCACTCGCGGTTGGCCCGCACTGACTCGAACCGACCCAGGGGCGGGAGCGCCTCCAGGGGCTGGCGCCAGTCGCGCAGGTCGGGCTCCAGACCTAGGGTCCAGGCGGCCTGGGCGGCGACGCGCGCGTGCCCCTCGGAGGAGAGGTGGATCCGGTCCACGCCCCACATCCGGGGGTCGCGCAGCGCGGCGAGGGTGTAGATGTCGACGACGTAGGAGCCGGTGCGCTGGCCGATGCCCCACAGGTGGGCGGTGTATTCGACCATCCGTGGGTGGACGCGGTTGACCAGCGGCGTGCTGGAGACGTCCGGCGCGGTGACGAGGATGACGTCGGCGCCGGTGGCTCGGATCCGGGAGGTGGCCTCTTCCAGCTTGCCCATCACCTCGGGCAGGGAGACCTTGGGCCGCAGCACGTCGTTGCCGCCGGCGGACAGGCTCACCAGGTCGGGCGTCAGGTCTAACGCCGGCTGCAGCTGCTCCTCGAGGATGGCGTCGATCAGCCGGCCGCGGATGGCCAGGTTGGCGTAACCGAACGGGACGTCGGCCTCGCCGTTGCGGCGCGCCAGCCGGTTGGCCAGCCGGTCGGCCCACCCCACGTACTCCCCCTCGCCCCGCGGGTCGGCGTCGACCATGCCCTCGGTGAACGAGTCGCCGAGCGCCACGAACCGCTGCCACCAGCGGGGCTCGGGGTGGTCTTGGAAGTCGGCCATGGGCTCAGGGTATGAGGTGGCGTGGGGTGCGTGGGGCCGCCCGTCGGGGATGGCTGGGCGTTGCGGCTGGACGCACAGCGCCCGGTCACCCCTGACGAGGGGACCGGGCGTGGCACAACGTGTCGGCGTCAGCTGGAGACGCGCTCCTTCAGCTTGGACCCGGCCTTGAAGGCGGGGGCCTTGCTCGCGGCGATCTGGATCTCGGCGCCGGTCTGCGGGTTGCGGCCCGTGCGGGCGGCGCGCTCACGCACCTCGAAGGTGCCAAAGCCGGGGAAGGACACCTTCTCGCCCTTGGCCAGCTCGGCGGAGATGGCCTCCAGGACGGAGCTGACAGCCTTCTCGGCAGCGGCCTGGGTCATGCCCGCTTCGCGGGCAACGGCCTCGACAATGACCTTCTTGCTCATGGGTACAGCCCTTTCATCGTGCTGATATGTCGGTCAACCGTAGGCAGACGGCGGGCTGCTTAGCCACCATGGGGGCCCGCGCGTCGCGGAAAATCCGCCGTAAAAGTGGCTTTCGGGCCCCAATCTAACCCTCTCGTCCCCCTACCGGCACCCACGGCGACGACGGAGCGTCGGCGGCGGCGTCGGGCCTGGGCGGTCCTGGAGCGGGTGGCCGCAGCCTCGGGCCGACTCCGACGGACGCGGGGCATACCCCCTGCGTCCGGGATAGACTGCCTAGGTCGCGCAGACGAAGTCCGGTGCAAATCCGGCACTGTCCCGCAACGGTGGAGTCCCCTGACCAGACCAGGTCACGGCGGACCAAGTCCGGTCGAACTGCCCGATGATCCGCAACCACTCGCCCTCGAGGACATAGGGCCGGTTCGGACGGCGGACCGGTGATCAGGTCCTGTCGCTCGAGACCAGCCACCTCGACCGACAGGAGACCAGATGACCCATCCTGCCCCCTTCACCCGCTCCCGCGCCGTTGCTGCGGCGCTCGCCCTGAGCCTGGCCCTGGCAGCGTGTGGTGACGACGCCGAGGACACCGACACCGCAGGCACTGACTCCACCGCCACCGACGACACCGCCACCGACGACACCGCCGAGGACACGGCAGCTGACGACACTGCTGCCGACACCGAGGACCCCACACAGGACGCCGACACCGAGGGCGCCACCGAGGACGCCGACACCAAGGACGCGGCGGCCGGCGACTTCCCGGTCACCGTCGACGCCGAGAACGGGGAGGTGACCATCGAGTCCCGCCCGGAGCGGATCATCTCGCTCTCGCCGTCCGCCACCGAGATCCTCTTCGCCATCGGCGCTGGTGACCGGGTCATCGCCGCCGACCAGTTCTCGACCTACCCCGAGGAGGCCCCGGCGACCGACCTGTCTGGCTGGGACCCCAACGTGGAGGCGATCGTCGGCTACGAGCCCGACCTGGTCCTGATCGCCAACGACTCCAACGACCTGGTTGCCTCGCTCGAGGCTCTCGACATCCCGGTCCTGGCCAACTCCGCCCCCGCCGACATCGAGGGCGGCTACGACGTCGTCGCCGCCATGGGGATGGCCACCGGGGAGATCGACGGCGCCGCCAGCGTCAATGAGGAGATGCGCGCCGAGCTGGAGGAGGCCTTCGAGGCCGCGCCAGAGGACCAGCAGATCCGCGTCTACCACGAACTGGACGACACCTTCTTCTCCGTGAGCAGCCACAGCTTCATCGGCTCTGTCTACGAGCAGATGGGCGCGGTCAACATCGCTGACGATGCCGACACGGACGCCACCGGCTACCCCCAGCTGACCGAGGAGGCCATCGTCGAGGCCGACCCTCAGCTCATCGTGATCACCGACCAGGTCACCTACACCGCCGAGGACGTCGCGAACCGTCCGGGCTGGTCGCAGATCGAGGCGGTGCGGAACGGCAACATCGTCACCGTCGACGCCGACATCGCCTCGCGCTGGGGCCCTCGCCTGCCCCAGCTGGTCGAGCTGGTCGCCGAGGCGATGAACTCGGTGGCCGCACCGGT is a window encoding:
- a CDS encoding ABC transporter substrate-binding protein, whose product is MTHPAPFTRSRAVAAALALSLALAACGDDAEDTDTAGTDSTATDDTATDDTAEDTAADDTAADTEDPTQDADTEGATEDADTKDAAAGDFPVTVDAENGEVTIESRPERIISLSPSATEILFAIGAGDRVIAADQFSTYPEEAPATDLSGWDPNVEAIVGYEPDLVLIANDSNDLVASLEALDIPVLANSAPADIEGGYDVVAAMGMATGEIDGAASVNEEMRAELEEAFEAAPEDQQIRVYHELDDTFFSVSSHSFIGSVYEQMGAVNIADDADTDATGYPQLTEEAIVEADPQLIVITDQVTYTAEDVANRPGWSQIEAVRNGNIVTVDADIASRWGPRLPQLVELVAEAMNSVAAPVGR
- a CDS encoding HEAT repeat domain-containing protein, coding for MSAETPLQQALRAALSPDLLARQWGALRLGTLADASVAGDLVALLVSESDPFVRETLTWAVVRQAPATVPHLLAALAGQDESRGQVLHALAKIQDPQSVQHALPLVHDPHPVVAAKAWWMVGRTAVPETAPVLLGLLGQQQDEEQRRALTRALAQMGEVAVPGLAEALGAEHPEVRRHAAEVLVAVGDPAVGALDALLAVAQGEDRELVMLALEALGPLGAPEVDEVLLRLRDGHSRWLATVADWLINDRAERRARQRTRAERR
- a CDS encoding HU family DNA-binding protein codes for the protein MSKKVIVEAVAREAGMTQAAAEKAVSSVLEAISAELAKGEKVSFPGFGTFEVRERAARTGRNPQTGAEIQIAASKAPAFKAGSKLKERVSS
- a CDS encoding AAA family ATPase; translation: MYSTVAVSGYRSLRDVLLPLGRLTVVTGANGTGKSSVYRALRLLAACGRGEVVGALAREGGLESALWAGPESLGQARRGHEVQGSMRKERISVRLGVGAAGPGEPSYLVDLGIPVQGVVVDAGGGRHPSAFNRDPEVKREAVWTGPVMRPATLAARRKHYAVELRDEDGVWRKAPVSVAPWASILSEIVDPLDAPEVWAVREELRSWRFYDGFRVDPDAAARRPQVGTRTWALAEDGSDLAAALQTIEEDSPGSLDQAVADAFDGARLRVTVTDGLFDVELHQPGMLRPLRSAELSDGTLRYLLWLAALMTPVPPRLMALNEPETSLHPSLVPPLARAIARASARAQVVVVTHSAALVEALTETVDGVADSEEPDDWADPGDQGGVPDLRLVELTKDLGETLVVGQGMLSTPSWEWGRR
- a CDS encoding SGNH/GDSL hydrolase family protein, which produces MADFQDHPEPRWWQRFVALGDSFTEGMVDADPRGEGEYVGWADRLANRLARRNGEADVPFGYANLAIRGRLIDAILEEQLQPALDLTPDLVSLSAGGNDVLRPKVSLPEVMGKLEEATSRIRATGADVILVTAPDVSSTPLVNRVHPRMVEYTAHLWGIGQRTGSYVVDIYTLAALRDPRMWGVDRIHLSSEGHARVAAQAAWTLGLEPDLRDWRQPLEALPPLGRFESVRANREWIAAHLRPWIRRRLRGESSGDGRSAKRPDVLPLEVWRDPVPPTGDTV
- a CDS encoding bifunctional 3'-5' exonuclease/DNA polymerase; protein product: MDLVVALADGVAHIVEVRDGVPGERWRVPRADLPGWAAGREAVGARWVWADSAEVYAVLLRAGVRVRHAVDLRLVRVILRRSAAAAGTAYATAPATALDLPGADFGQHGAAAHVDPETTLFDLPSTGPTIEECLAEHLAQQECLAQVGDPRLRLLCHAESVGALIAQELNQVGVPFSSATHDRLLRELLGEPDPHGGRPARMVELCGQVREALAAPGLNPDSAPDLVTALRRAGLEITTTRQWELERIDHPVIAPLLTYRKLSRLHTANGWAWLASWVREDRFRPDWVVGGVVTGRWASRGGGALQLPRQIRSAVRAEPGWRLVVADAAQLEPRVLAAMSGDEAMAQAAAAGDLYQGLVDQGVLATRQLAKVAMLGAMYGATTGEAGALMPVLRRAYPRAIGMVDAAAQAGERGDQVQTWLGRTSPPPPARWRDLQDAAQQSGAGEGPERRARQAARDWGRFTRNFVVQGTAAEWASCWLGHLRRLLDDTYGGSAQAGAPRPELVYFLHDEVIVHTPRQHADDVAQAVREAARAAGSLLFGGFPVQFPLDVAVVESYDQAD
- a CDS encoding AEC family transporter produces the protein MKLEVATLTTALLPTAVLIGLGWALRSRFRFTEVFWRDLERLAYFVLLPALFVSGLARADFTGLQVGRMALVLALSSVAAAALVWLLRRWIAPGDGPAFTSVFQGGIRFNNYIGLVVATALLGADGLALAALSNAVLVPLVNITSTLTLARHGQGQAGWSRVPREVLSNPLVLACAAGMAVHLVGATATGEAAVRAPVLGELLAGLGELVLILGGAALPIGLLCVGAGLRRPKGTRETARLIGWSMAFRFLAVPALATGVALALGLSGPAAVVAVLFQSIPTASSAYVLARRLGGDAPLMAAIIAVQTFAGAVTIPLWLLVGQAL